One genomic segment of Amycolatopsis sp. Hca4 includes these proteins:
- a CDS encoding UvrD-helicase domain-containing protein: MTALTVLQAVAIRQQQDAVRHPAPLYVQACPGAGKTRVIVERHLAGERGACGRAVLSFTNVACSEVARRCHQAGVPELAAFPNYVGTIDTFLWRYLVRPFLKHGRLWHRIDSWDRIDAAVEVGTGPNRHKVFLNDFHWSRDLDASQCTASLQPKKRAIKSYNALSRLGMLDAAGTAAVRKRKTLVDEGYVTGHEIRILALQTLRRKHDAGIGMLSGRFREVIVDEAQDCSAHDLAILGQLHDAGIPLVFVCDPDQAIYEFRGAQPASIRAFGESLGERVDLQGNWRSSPAICGLAATLRPAAAARPPDVAVGTHHDEPAGILLIGTDGSQPDEALAVFNKHADRMGITQQNRVALAHAGTALPAAAGASASQPPANYAARVAWATAIARSDHKNASRQHVANDILQRALLRYWYAEADTGDRSVEAICDSIGIDVWRLRQLAGQLAVALPDVDHCTFADWCRKANDHLKLLPPQPGMTRLDQSGRLSATGDLKNKTPRAASGLLSSGSVTPVRASVVHQMKGEEEDAVLVIVPSDTRTDSLVNAWTTGEHPTGIAENLRVLYVAATRARRLLAIAMPVDAQNRIAALLKLKGIAFELTTT; the protein is encoded by the coding sequence GTGACCGCACTGACCGTGCTGCAAGCCGTTGCAATCCGGCAACAGCAGGACGCAGTTCGGCACCCGGCGCCGCTCTATGTTCAAGCCTGCCCGGGTGCGGGGAAGACCCGAGTCATCGTCGAGCGGCATCTGGCCGGTGAGCGGGGAGCCTGCGGTCGGGCCGTCCTGTCCTTCACCAATGTCGCCTGCAGTGAAGTGGCGCGCCGCTGCCACCAAGCGGGCGTACCCGAGCTCGCCGCCTTCCCGAACTACGTCGGTACCATCGACACGTTCCTCTGGCGTTACCTCGTTCGCCCGTTCCTCAAGCACGGCAGGCTCTGGCACCGCATCGACTCCTGGGACCGCATCGATGCCGCCGTCGAGGTGGGAACAGGTCCGAACCGGCACAAAGTCTTCCTGAATGACTTCCACTGGAGCCGCGACCTCGACGCTTCACAGTGCACCGCTAGCCTTCAACCAAAGAAGAGGGCGATCAAGAGCTACAACGCCCTGTCGAGACTAGGCATGCTTGACGCCGCAGGGACCGCGGCCGTACGCAAGAGAAAGACCCTGGTTGACGAAGGTTATGTAACAGGTCATGAAATCCGTATCCTCGCCCTACAAACATTGCGACGGAAGCACGACGCGGGCATCGGCATGTTGTCCGGCAGATTTCGCGAAGTCATCGTCGACGAGGCTCAAGACTGTTCGGCGCACGACCTCGCCATCCTCGGCCAGCTGCATGACGCTGGTATCCCCCTTGTCTTCGTGTGCGACCCGGACCAGGCGATCTACGAGTTCCGCGGGGCTCAGCCCGCTAGCATCCGCGCGTTTGGAGAGTCGCTCGGTGAGCGGGTCGACCTGCAGGGAAACTGGCGTAGCAGTCCTGCCATCTGCGGTCTGGCAGCCACCCTTCGTCCCGCAGCCGCCGCGAGACCACCTGACGTTGCCGTCGGAACACACCACGACGAACCAGCCGGCATTCTGCTCATTGGAACCGACGGCTCGCAACCGGACGAAGCGCTCGCCGTTTTCAACAAGCACGCCGACAGGATGGGAATCACCCAGCAGAACCGGGTAGCGTTGGCACACGCCGGAACGGCCTTACCTGCGGCGGCAGGTGCGTCCGCGTCGCAGCCTCCGGCCAACTACGCGGCACGAGTGGCCTGGGCGACGGCGATCGCCAGGTCCGATCACAAGAATGCGTCGCGCCAGCACGTGGCCAACGACATCCTCCAGCGAGCGCTCCTCCGCTATTGGTACGCCGAAGCCGACACCGGCGATCGTTCGGTCGAGGCAATCTGCGACAGCATCGGCATCGACGTCTGGCGCCTTCGCCAGCTAGCAGGGCAACTGGCCGTAGCTCTTCCCGACGTGGACCATTGCACATTCGCCGACTGGTGCCGGAAGGCCAACGACCACCTCAAGCTGTTGCCACCACAGCCGGGCATGACACGACTCGATCAGAGCGGTCGTTTGAGCGCCACCGGCGATCTCAAGAACAAGACTCCACGAGCTGCAAGCGGGCTCCTGTCGTCCGGCTCAGTCACCCCGGTTCGAGCGAGCGTCGTCCATCAAATGAAGGGTGAAGAAGAAGACGCCGTGCTCGTGATTGTGCCATCAGACACCCGCACCGACAGCCTGGTGAACGCGTGGACAACTGGTGAGCACCCAACGGGCATCGCGGAGAACTTGCGCGTGCTCTACGTCGCCGCCACACGAGCGCGACGTCTCCTCGCGATCGCGATGCCAGTGGATGCTCAAAACCGCATTGCGGCACTGCTCAAGCTGAAAGGCATTGCCTTCGAGCTAACGACAACCTGA
- a CDS encoding site-specific integrase has product MAYGQESPGTGEWRARYKRPDGTWGSKSGFPTEKAAQDWGLEQEALIRRNLWLDPRDGETQFEDFAEEWLGAVAPRLELNTVAKYRSFLDRQLLPQWKAWPLIAIFNGYVEIERWLSELHEDYAESSVSSYFALFSTILNGAVRARMIPANPCNGVRVSKGEFDADRLVATPAQALRAAMRLYEQGLGTSGFVLCLMNFYTGARWGELVGQQRHEYDSEKRGIEIRMPLKEVAGKVYKGGRRSDDDHQMDSRNRPPNRRGNSRPKKGRTKTPAGTRFVALPPGIAVLYEELMDSHREPFVMCTPEGHPWRRSNFRIRFWRPAWDGVELDDAGAGERRPPILPTFTFHEGRHTHSTWLTEDGIPEVARRARLGQKMKGIARVYDHVTPAMVNQILDALEERWLRSLASLYPGERAKLVSWFPHLRSRRAVPALGAIAISSPSDD; this is encoded by the coding sequence ATGGCCTACGGCCAGGAAAGCCCCGGCACGGGGGAGTGGCGTGCCCGGTACAAGCGTCCCGATGGGACGTGGGGGAGCAAGTCAGGATTTCCCACCGAGAAGGCGGCTCAGGATTGGGGGTTGGAGCAGGAGGCGCTGATCCGGCGGAACCTGTGGCTGGACCCGCGTGACGGCGAAACCCAGTTCGAGGACTTTGCCGAGGAGTGGCTCGGCGCGGTGGCTCCGCGGCTGGAGCTGAACACGGTCGCGAAATACCGGTCGTTCCTCGACCGCCAGCTGCTTCCCCAGTGGAAGGCGTGGCCGTTGATCGCGATCTTCAACGGGTACGTGGAGATCGAGCGGTGGCTCTCGGAGCTGCATGAGGACTACGCCGAGTCGTCGGTGTCGTCGTACTTTGCGTTGTTCTCCACCATCCTCAACGGAGCCGTGCGGGCCCGGATGATCCCGGCCAATCCGTGCAACGGCGTTCGCGTGTCCAAAGGCGAATTCGATGCCGACCGGTTGGTGGCTACGCCCGCGCAGGCGCTGAGAGCCGCGATGCGTCTCTACGAGCAGGGTCTCGGGACGTCGGGGTTCGTGCTCTGCCTGATGAACTTCTACACCGGTGCCCGATGGGGTGAACTCGTCGGGCAGCAGCGCCATGAGTATGACTCCGAGAAGCGCGGCATCGAGATCCGGATGCCGCTGAAGGAGGTTGCGGGGAAGGTCTACAAAGGGGGGCGAAGGAGTGATGATGATCACCAGATGGACAGCCGGAACCGGCCGCCGAACAGGCGGGGTAACTCCCGGCCCAAGAAGGGGCGAACCAAGACTCCTGCGGGAACTCGGTTCGTGGCGTTGCCGCCAGGGATCGCTGTGCTCTACGAGGAGCTGATGGACAGTCATCGGGAGCCGTTTGTGATGTGTACGCCGGAGGGGCATCCGTGGCGGCGGTCGAACTTCCGGATCCGGTTCTGGCGGCCGGCGTGGGACGGGGTCGAGCTCGACGATGCGGGGGCGGGGGAGCGGCGTCCGCCGATCCTGCCGACGTTCACCTTTCACGAAGGACGACACACGCACAGCACCTGGCTGACCGAAGACGGAATCCCGGAGGTCGCGCGACGCGCGCGGCTGGGGCAGAAGATGAAGGGTATCGCGCGAGTCTACGACCACGTGACGCCGGCGATGGTGAACCAGATCCTGGACGCTCTGGAGGAGCGCTGGCTACGGTCGCTGGCGTCGCTGTATCCGGGCGAACGGGCCAAGCTGGTGTCCTGGTTCCCGCACCTGCGATCCAGGCGGGCGGTCCCTGCGCTAGGGGCCATCGCCATTTCATCGCCATCTGACGACTGA
- a CDS encoding SsgA family sporulation/cell division regulator → MRNDHVTLRSTAVFDLLAPRTPAVPVKVELRYDTRDPYAVVAAFRTGRAGWVEWVYARDLLADGLLADAGDGDVRIRPSVEDPEAVLIELNSPSGHAMFEASAQELADFLDRTYDVVLPGNEHLWVDVDDALTHLIPHDLA, encoded by the coding sequence ATGCGCAACGATCACGTGACGCTCCGCTCGACGGCGGTCTTCGACCTGCTGGCGCCGCGGACTCCCGCGGTTCCGGTCAAGGTGGAGCTGCGCTACGACACACGCGACCCGTACGCGGTCGTCGCCGCCTTCCGCACCGGCCGCGCCGGCTGGGTCGAGTGGGTGTACGCACGTGACCTCCTCGCGGACGGCCTCCTGGCCGACGCGGGTGACGGCGACGTCCGCATCCGCCCGTCGGTCGAGGACCCCGAAGCGGTCCTGATCGAGCTGAACTCGCCGTCCGGGCACGCCATGTTCGAGGCGTCCGCCCAGGAGCTGGCCGACTTCCTCGACCGGACGTACGACGTGGTCCTCCCGGGCAACGAGCACCTGTGGGTCGACGTCGACGACGCGCTCACCCACCTCATCCCCCACGATCTGGCCTGA
- a CDS encoding helix-turn-helix domain-containing protein, with the protein MMDIERDHGCADGGAVAAAIRELAAAVRATAPEPPADPDALLTAEQVGELLQLSPRTLKDQAAAGVLPHHRFGKHYRFTRADVAEIVRLSTVPVKPARRRVSVADVAQDFRAA; encoded by the coding sequence GTGATGGATATCGAACGTGACCATGGTTGCGCCGATGGTGGCGCTGTCGCTGCTGCGATCCGGGAGCTTGCGGCGGCGGTCCGCGCGACGGCGCCGGAGCCGCCGGCGGACCCGGATGCGCTGCTGACCGCGGAACAGGTCGGGGAACTGCTCCAGCTGTCGCCGAGGACGTTGAAGGACCAGGCCGCAGCCGGCGTGCTGCCGCATCACCGCTTCGGGAAGCACTACCGGTTCACCCGCGCCGATGTCGCCGAGATCGTGCGGCTCAGCACGGTGCCGGTGAAGCCGGCGCGGCGGCGGGTGTCCGTTGCGGACGTTGCCCAGGACTTCCGCGCCGCGTGA
- a CDS encoding malonic semialdehyde reductase: MTTFAEQTEAIALPADVQDLLFREARTANSFSSEPVTEEQVRAIYDLVKWAPTSMNTQPLRALVLRTAEAKARLLPHMAPGNRDKTEAAPLTVVLAADVDFHENIPQVFPHAPHVKDNFADEQGRVEFSKLNSLLQVGYFIIGVRAAGLAAGPMTGFDAQGVDDEFFADKKWRSLVVVNVGKPGENPWFDRLPRLDFEQVVETL, encoded by the coding sequence ATGACCACCTTTGCCGAGCAGACCGAGGCCATCGCCCTCCCCGCGGACGTCCAGGACCTGCTGTTCCGCGAGGCCCGCACGGCCAACAGTTTCAGCTCCGAGCCGGTGACCGAGGAGCAGGTCCGCGCGATCTACGACCTCGTCAAGTGGGCCCCGACGTCGATGAACACCCAGCCGCTGCGCGCGCTGGTGCTCCGGACCGCCGAGGCGAAGGCCCGCCTGCTCCCGCACATGGCCCCGGGCAACCGGGACAAGACCGAAGCCGCCCCGCTGACCGTCGTGCTGGCCGCGGACGTCGACTTCCACGAGAACATCCCGCAGGTCTTCCCGCACGCCCCGCACGTGAAGGACAACTTCGCCGACGAGCAGGGCCGCGTCGAGTTCTCCAAGCTGAACTCGCTGCTGCAGGTCGGCTACTTCATCATCGGCGTCCGCGCCGCCGGCCTGGCCGCCGGCCCGATGACCGGCTTCGACGCCCAGGGCGTCGACGACGAGTTCTTCGCCGACAAGAAGTGGCGCTCGCTGGTCGTCGTGAACGTCGGCAAGCCGGGCGAGAACCCCTGGTTCGACCGCCTGCCGCGGCTGGACTTCGAGCAGGTCGTCGAAACCCTCTGA
- a CDS encoding ATP-dependent endonuclease — MRLTSIEVRGFRSLKDLLLPIREHLTVVIGENNGGKSNLLDAVRLLTDPLDGRRDRYWDVDDVARMPGTSQVELSATFALTSPDQLGIYGQGALDDMTSVRYQVTYAPPIGTETRGKVTWFAGERRSSDRDPEPEARGRLRHVYLPPLRDAQRELNSGSGNRLRVILNYLLNDHAIPVEDFVGAVKKNLDALRTRDETGVILDGVEKAVRAPLSDVSAGASPQVADISFADPDLLSIARSLRIRMNDQGLDPRDIRGSGLGYANLLYIATVVAELRAARDHDLTVFLVEEPEAHLHPQLQSLLVEYLRDAAEASASAPASNGYAGRIQVVVTTHSPLIAASAEISDLVVLKRHPLPMVTEQIAVIPGNVDRSTEPAAVRSRYESKAIALAEIDLDGGEGKVKRYLDATRSAMLFGPRVVLVEGVAESLLLPVFARRVLPRPVASPLFRPASLSAADAAEASLERATWARFVGTTIVAIDGVDFAPYLRVLLTEAGGSRIAERVAVITDKDPGLTYDRASNLKELARNLGAEDRLGVFVADPTLEPELLRAAAANLTVVERAFNRQKRRVGPEIWTKIKALMDIEERVKLFQEEFEDKNLRKGDFAQDVAELSMQDTDFVVPAYLSAAITWIAEPQA, encoded by the coding sequence GTGCGCTTGACCTCGATCGAGGTGCGAGGTTTCCGGTCCTTGAAGGACCTTCTCTTACCGATACGCGAGCACCTGACGGTGGTGATCGGCGAGAACAACGGCGGCAAGTCGAACCTGTTGGACGCGGTGCGGCTGCTGACCGACCCACTCGACGGACGTCGTGACCGATACTGGGACGTCGATGACGTCGCGCGCATGCCTGGCACCAGTCAGGTCGAGCTCAGCGCAACCTTCGCACTGACCTCGCCAGACCAGCTCGGCATCTACGGCCAGGGAGCGCTGGACGACATGACGTCGGTGCGATATCAAGTCACCTACGCACCCCCGATCGGGACAGAAACTCGCGGCAAAGTGACCTGGTTCGCCGGCGAACGCAGGTCGAGTGATCGCGATCCCGAGCCCGAAGCGCGTGGACGGTTGCGACACGTCTACCTCCCGCCACTTCGAGACGCACAACGAGAGTTGAACTCCGGCTCGGGAAACCGCCTGCGCGTGATCTTGAACTACCTGTTGAACGATCACGCCATCCCGGTGGAAGACTTCGTCGGCGCCGTCAAGAAGAACCTGGACGCCTTACGAACACGTGACGAGACCGGCGTGATCCTCGACGGTGTCGAAAAAGCCGTTCGCGCCCCGCTTTCAGACGTTTCGGCGGGCGCAAGTCCCCAGGTCGCTGACATCTCCTTCGCCGATCCCGACCTGCTGTCCATCGCGCGCTCACTGCGCATCCGCATGAACGATCAAGGCCTGGATCCTCGGGACATCCGTGGATCAGGGCTTGGCTATGCCAACCTCTTGTACATCGCGACCGTCGTCGCAGAGCTGCGCGCCGCGCGCGATCACGACTTGACAGTCTTCCTGGTGGAGGAGCCCGAAGCGCACCTGCACCCTCAGCTGCAGAGCCTGCTCGTCGAGTACCTGCGTGATGCCGCCGAGGCATCGGCAAGTGCGCCGGCCTCCAACGGCTACGCAGGGCGCATTCAGGTGGTCGTCACGACGCATTCACCACTGATCGCCGCCTCGGCGGAGATCAGTGATCTCGTGGTCCTCAAGCGCCACCCGCTTCCGATGGTCACCGAGCAGATCGCGGTCATCCCTGGGAACGTCGACCGGAGTACGGAGCCAGCGGCCGTTCGGAGCCGCTACGAGTCCAAAGCGATCGCTCTGGCCGAGATCGATCTTGACGGTGGCGAGGGGAAGGTGAAGCGATACCTCGATGCGACGCGCAGTGCCATGTTGTTCGGCCCCCGCGTCGTTCTGGTCGAAGGTGTTGCCGAGTCTCTGCTTCTGCCGGTCTTTGCACGACGGGTGCTGCCTCGTCCCGTCGCTTCCCCCCTGTTCCGGCCAGCCTCACTCTCAGCAGCCGACGCTGCGGAGGCAAGCCTTGAGCGCGCGACCTGGGCGCGTTTTGTCGGAACGACGATCGTTGCGATCGACGGTGTGGATTTCGCTCCCTACCTCCGAGTGCTGCTGACCGAAGCAGGCGGCAGCCGCATCGCCGAGCGAGTTGCGGTGATCACCGACAAGGATCCCGGGCTGACGTACGACCGGGCATCCAACCTGAAGGAACTGGCCAGGAATCTGGGAGCCGAAGACCGGCTCGGCGTGTTCGTCGCGGACCCTACACTGGAGCCCGAGCTGCTACGTGCAGCTGCCGCCAACCTTACTGTCGTGGAACGGGCCTTCAACCGGCAAAAACGTCGGGTCGGCCCCGAGATCTGGACCAAGATCAAAGCTCTCATGGACATCGAAGAGCGCGTCAAGCTGTTCCAGGAGGAGTTCGAGGATAAGAACCTTCGGAAAGGTGACTTCGCACAGGATGTAGCAGAGCTGAGCATGCAGGACACCGACTTCGTCGTGCCCGCCTATCTGAGCGCAGCCATCACCTGGATCGCGGAGCCGCAAGCGTGA
- a CDS encoding Lsr2 family protein yields MAKKVTIEISDDTDGSRADQTVPFGLDGVSYEIDLSNANANALRSVLTPFVSAARRTGGRRLKVAVGQTTDRTENTPQTTDGYTAAHDIRSWARDHGYEVSSRGRIPTSVLDAYHSSPDADTSRRPATGQTRSEKRNVPNKLGRQRKGR; encoded by the coding sequence ATGGCGAAAAAAGTCACTATCGAGATATCCGACGACACAGACGGCAGCCGAGCCGACCAGACCGTCCCCTTCGGACTCGACGGCGTGTCGTACGAGATCGACCTCTCCAACGCGAACGCCAACGCGTTGCGCTCAGTTTTGACTCCGTTCGTCTCTGCCGCCAGGCGCACCGGAGGCCGCCGCCTCAAAGTTGCCGTCGGCCAAACCACCGACCGCACCGAGAACACCCCTCAGACGACGGATGGATACACGGCCGCCCACGATATTCGCTCGTGGGCCCGCGATCACGGATACGAGGTGAGCAGCCGAGGGCGGATACCGACATCAGTCCTCGATGCGTACCACTCTTCTCCTGACGCGGATACCTCTCGACGGCCCGCAACCGGTCAAACTCGAAGCGAAAAACGAAACGTGCCGAATAAGCTCGGTCGACAGAGGAAGGGCCGCTGA
- a CDS encoding alpha/beta hydrolase fold domain-containing protein encodes MSVIELTTFTVAPENTEAMLAARPGMVAAFREDRRGFLAARLVRLDERTWLDFVEWTDDAAWDESKAKGANLPAIGAFFATIGGLVGAERGVRYDDAEDGTRRVRTVAYGPEPSQVGELYLPEGDGPFPVVAVLHGGYWTAMWDRRQITDVVDDLVGRGYAVWNVEYRRIGEPGGGWPGTFLDVAAAIDALDGLDPALDTTRVVLLGHSAGGHLATWAAHRGALPPEAPGAHPKITPVGLVELAGALDLRAADAAGFGKVLADPDAEPPKDAPEPARPEVWPAVADAVGGGIVPLLAAGHHAWTSPLELAGPGVPVLAVHGTADEAVPAEWSRRYAEKVTAEGGTARYLEVEGGTHFDVVHPGHPVWAEITGWIRETLARSGG; translated from the coding sequence ATGTCGGTCATCGAGCTGACCACGTTCACCGTGGCACCGGAGAACACCGAGGCGATGCTGGCCGCGCGCCCGGGCATGGTGGCCGCGTTCCGGGAGGACCGGCGCGGCTTCCTCGCCGCGCGCCTGGTCCGCCTCGACGAGCGGACCTGGCTGGACTTCGTCGAGTGGACCGACGACGCCGCCTGGGACGAGTCGAAGGCCAAGGGCGCCAACCTGCCCGCGATCGGGGCTTTCTTCGCCACCATCGGCGGCCTGGTCGGCGCCGAGCGCGGCGTGCGGTACGACGACGCCGAAGACGGCACCCGGCGGGTCCGGACCGTCGCCTACGGCCCCGAGCCCTCGCAGGTCGGTGAGCTGTACCTGCCCGAAGGCGACGGCCCGTTCCCCGTCGTCGCCGTCCTCCACGGCGGCTACTGGACCGCCATGTGGGACCGCCGCCAGATCACCGACGTCGTCGACGACCTCGTCGGGCGCGGCTACGCGGTGTGGAACGTCGAGTACCGCCGGATCGGCGAGCCCGGTGGTGGCTGGCCGGGCACCTTCCTCGACGTCGCCGCGGCGATCGACGCCCTCGACGGCCTGGACCCCGCCCTCGACACCACCCGCGTGGTCCTCCTCGGCCACTCCGCCGGCGGGCACCTGGCCACCTGGGCCGCCCACCGCGGCGCGCTCCCGCCCGAAGCACCCGGCGCCCACCCGAAGATCACCCCGGTCGGCCTGGTCGAGCTGGCCGGCGCGCTCGACCTGCGTGCCGCGGACGCGGCGGGCTTCGGGAAGGTGCTCGCCGACCCGGACGCCGAGCCGCCGAAGGACGCGCCCGAACCGGCCCGGCCCGAGGTGTGGCCCGCGGTGGCCGACGCCGTCGGCGGCGGGATCGTGCCGCTGCTGGCCGCCGGGCACCACGCCTGGACGTCACCGCTGGAGCTGGCCGGCCCCGGCGTCCCGGTGCTCGCCGTCCACGGCACCGCCGACGAAGCCGTGCCCGCCGAGTGGAGCCGCCGCTACGCGGAGAAGGTGACCGCCGAGGGCGGCACGGCCCGCTACCTGGAGGTCGAGGGCGGCACCCACTTCGACGTCGTCCACCCCGGCCACCCGGTCTGGGCGGAAATCACCGGCTGGATCCGCGAGACGCTCGCCCGGAGCGGCGGATGA
- a CDS encoding sugar transferase, whose protein sequence is MEESVRPSYTVSQPPPHIDLQAIPRPAKRDDHPEDGGPAAKAWPAAWEARYRAWVIGSDVFITLLVIAISAFVIDRVAPHDMHAFGTILAVFVSLPASRAWSPRVLGEGAEEYRTLGRGFITAAVLVALGGLLFGALEVQVWVFVVVPAIALVAFPQRYLLRQVLHRKRAKGLCLLPVMAAGSPETVADLIARTRSEVHVGWRVEAACTFSGHGEDRDSGEIDGVPVVGRLDELSRHVRRGGYRVVAITADQYWTPKRLQRLAWDMEGTGAEMVVAPVLMEVAGPRLNVTGVLGMPLLRVTAPMFTGGRRVVKEIVDRCGSALLLTLLSPLLLVIAVAIKLNDRGPVIYRQRRVGRDGASFTMLKFRTMVTNADEIKKKLAAENEGAGPLFKMKRDPRITRVGGFLRRYSLDEVPQLFNVLSGKMSLVGPRPPLPEETEQYAPDARRRLLVKPGLTGLWQVSGRSDLTWAESIRLDLRYVEDWSLALDLVILWKTFRAVMGGQGAY, encoded by the coding sequence ATGGAAGAGTCGGTGCGGCCTTCGTACACGGTGAGCCAGCCACCGCCGCACATCGACCTCCAGGCCATCCCGCGTCCCGCCAAGCGGGACGACCACCCCGAGGACGGCGGCCCGGCCGCCAAGGCGTGGCCCGCGGCCTGGGAAGCGCGGTACAGAGCCTGGGTCATCGGCAGCGACGTGTTCATCACGCTGCTGGTGATCGCGATCAGCGCGTTCGTCATCGATCGCGTTGCCCCGCACGACATGCACGCCTTCGGCACCATCCTCGCGGTGTTCGTCTCGCTGCCCGCCAGCCGGGCGTGGAGCCCGCGGGTGCTCGGCGAAGGCGCGGAGGAGTACCGCACGCTCGGCCGCGGCTTCATCACCGCCGCGGTGCTGGTCGCCCTCGGCGGCCTGCTGTTCGGCGCGCTCGAGGTCCAGGTCTGGGTGTTCGTCGTCGTCCCGGCCATCGCGCTGGTCGCCTTCCCGCAGCGCTACCTGCTGCGCCAGGTGCTGCACCGCAAGCGCGCCAAGGGACTCTGCCTGCTGCCGGTGATGGCCGCGGGCAGCCCGGAAACCGTCGCCGACCTGATCGCCCGCACCCGTTCCGAGGTGCACGTCGGCTGGCGCGTCGAGGCCGCCTGCACGTTCAGCGGCCACGGCGAAGACCGCGACAGCGGCGAGATCGACGGCGTCCCGGTGGTCGGCAGGCTGGACGAGCTGTCCCGGCACGTGCGCCGCGGCGGCTACCGGGTCGTGGCCATCACCGCCGACCAGTACTGGACGCCGAAGCGGCTGCAGCGGCTGGCCTGGGACATGGAGGGCACCGGCGCGGAGATGGTGGTGGCGCCCGTGCTGATGGAGGTCGCCGGGCCCCGGCTCAACGTCACCGGCGTGCTCGGCATGCCCCTGCTGCGGGTCACCGCGCCGATGTTCACCGGCGGCCGCCGGGTGGTGAAGGAGATCGTCGACCGCTGCGGCTCGGCGCTGTTGCTCACCCTGCTGTCCCCGCTGCTGCTGGTGATCGCGGTGGCGATCAAGCTCAACGACCGCGGCCCCGTCATCTATCGGCAGCGCCGCGTCGGCCGTGACGGAGCGTCGTTCACCATGCTGAAGTTCCGCACCATGGTCACCAATGCCGACGAAATCAAGAAGAAGCTGGCTGCCGAAAATGAGGGAGCCGGTCCGCTTTTCAAGATGAAGCGCGACCCGCGTATCACCCGCGTGGGTGGTTTTCTGCGCCGGTATTCGCTCGACGAGGTACCGCAGTTGTTCAACGTCCTCTCCGGGAAGATGTCGCTCGTCGGTCCGCGGCCGCCGCTGCCGGAGGAAACCGAGCAGTACGCCCCCGACGCGCGCCGCCGGCTGCTCGTGAAGCCGGGCCTCACCGGCCTCTGGCAGGTCAGCGGGCGCAGCGACCTCACGTGGGCCGAGAGCATCCGCCTGGACCTGCGGTACGTCGAGGACTGGTCCCTCGCGCTGGACCTGGTGATCCTCTGGAAGACCTTCCGCGCGGTGATGGGCGGGCAGGGCGCCTACTGA